A window of the Lolium perenne isolate Kyuss_39 chromosome 7, Kyuss_2.0, whole genome shotgun sequence genome harbors these coding sequences:
- the LOC139829790 gene encoding uncharacterized protein, protein MDRRRSTRLRSQIRASEDGAGAGAGAGLDRRRSPRLHPRTQASEDGAGLARRRSPRLHPQIRASEEGASSMTSRRASPASLPDDDDILREILLRLPPTPSSLARASAVCTRWRGLLADPKFHRQLCARHRNPPLLGSFVPNDDDGQRIVFAPMLDPPDRIPPPRFDLGRCGHNTDVLGCRHGRVLVKTRVWDADGGLPSRVIVCDPITGDQRTVAFPPDLGRVSVNGAVLCAAAESDPGHMHGSCHSSPFKLVLVTMYRRHPNRLLACVYSSNTGLWGDLISSESPSDIHGKPAVLIGNRLYWLSVINGSILEFDLDENRIAVMMGPPVTHDERCINHQIIKAENGAVGYAMLVYPSLIMWKRDVDAHGVTTWVPWKIIGMDTTPGHPPRTERRDRIQGYDEDTDVVLLHVNGTVYMLDLKSLQSTMLSGPLIHIGAYHPLRCFYTPVIREGHEVYDP, encoded by the exons ATGGACCGCCGCCGCAGCACGCGACTCCGTTCCCAAATCCGCGCAAGTGAGGACggggccggagccggagccggagccggactcGACCGCCGCCGCAGCCCGCGCCTCCATCCCCGAACCCAGGCGAGCGAGGACGGGGCTGGACTGGCCCGCCGCCGCAGCCCGCGCCTCCATCCCCAAATCCGCGCGAGCGAGGAGGGCGCCTCCTCCATGACCAGCCGCCGCGCTTCGCCCGCCTCCCTGCCGGACGACGACGACATCCTGCGGgagatcctcctccgcctcccgccTACGCCGTCCTCGCTCGCCCGCGCCTCCGCGGTCTGCACGCGCTGGCGGGGCCTCCTCGCCGACCCCAAGTTCCACCGCCAGCTCTGCGCGCGCCACCGAAACCCGCCGCTCCTCGGCTCCTTCGTGCCCAACGACGACGACGGCCAGCGCATCGTGTTCGCGCCCATGCTCGACCCTCCCGACCGCATCCCACCTCCGCGGTTCGACCTCGGGCGCTGCGGCCACAACACGGACGTGCTCGGCTGccgccacggccgcgtcctcgtcAAAACCCGGGTGTGGGACGCGGACGGTGGCCTTCCCAGCCGCGTCATCGTCTGCGACCCCATCACCGGCGACCAGCGCACGGTGGCCTTCCCGCCTGACCTCGGCCGGGTCTCCGTCAACGGGGCGGTGCTCTGCGCCGCCGCCGAGTCCGACCCTGGCCACATGCATGGCAGTTGCCACTCCAGCCCCTTCAAGCTGGTCCTGGTCACCATGTACAGAAGGCACCCGAACCGACTCCTCGCCTGCGTATACTCCTCCAACACCGGCCTATGGGGCGATCTCATCTCATCGGAGTCTCCATCCGACATCCATGGTAAACCCGCCGTCCTCATTGGCAATCGTCTCTACTGGCTGTCCGTGATCAACGGCAGCATACTCGAGTTCGATCTGGACGAGAACAGAATAGCTGTGATGATGGGGCCTCCTGTTACCCATGACGAACGCTGCATAAACCATCAGATCATCAAGGCTGAGAATGGCGCCGTTGGCTACGCCATGCTGGTTTATCCTTCTCTCATAATGTGGAAGAGAGACGTCGATGCTCATGGCGTTACCACGTGGGTGCCGTGGAAGATCATTGGAATGGATACCACTCCTGGACACCCTCCTCGGACCGAAAGAAGGGACAGAATTCAGGGTTATGATGAGGATACTGATGTAGTGCTTTTACATGTGAATGGCACCGTCTACATGCTTGACCTTAAGTCGTTGCAATCTACTATGCTTTCTGGACCCTTGATTCATATCGGCGCCTATCATCCTCTCAGGTGTTTCTATACGCCAG TCATTCGCGAAGGTCATGAAGTGTACGATCCATAG